A section of the candidate division KSB1 bacterium genome encodes:
- a CDS encoding cupin domain-containing protein has translation MNSIKQNLFSNIPESFPEEIFETLLENNRFKLERILSSGQATPENDWYDQEKDEWVVLLKGKAGLRFENESEVIELTPGDHLLIPAHKKHRLEWTDEKQKTVWLALHFDS, from the coding sequence ATGAACTCAATTAAACAAAACCTTTTCTCAAACATCCCTGAATCGTTTCCCGAGGAGATTTTTGAAACCCTGCTTGAGAACAACCGTTTTAAACTAGAACGGATTCTTTCCTCCGGTCAAGCAACTCCTGAAAACGACTGGTACGATCAAGAAAAGGACGAGTGGGTTGTTTTACTCAAAGGCAAAGCCGGCCTCCGCTTTGAAAACGAAAGTGAAGTCATTGAATTGACGCCGGGCGATCATCTCCTGATTCCGGCACATAAAAAGCACCGCCTCGAGTGGACGGACGAAAAACAAAAAACGGTGTGGTTAGCACTCCACTTTGATTCCTAA